Proteins from a single region of Streptomyces sp. HUAS 15-9:
- a CDS encoding non-ribosomal peptide synthetase produces the protein MKSPTAAKGSALAEVWPLSPLQEGMLFHAAFDHQGPDVYAMQCVLAVDGPLDADRFRASWEALVARHAALRASFHERKSGEPVQLITRDVTLPWQQVDLSDLPEADMSARADALAAEERAQRLDLAVAPLLRLMLIRLGADRHRLVMTTHHILMDGWSMPVLLGELSTVYAAGGDTRALPAAASYRDHLVWLNRQDKEAARAAWRAELAGADEPTLIVPADPARVAVLPEEFAAELSEEATGALEELARAQGVTVNTVVQCAWALVLARLARRRDVVFGATVAGRPPELPGVESMVGLFINTLPVRVRLDPAQPVGDLLTELQARQSALLAHQHLGLAEVQKLGGAGALFDTLVVYESFPRPPARPSDPDVLTFCGLETRQATNFPLTLGITPHDRLQIELTYRPDLFDRDAAARTGRRLVRVLRQIAVNPRRRVGEIDVLDDEERASVVERWNDTARPMPTGTVLERFEEWARRVPEAVAVRCGAEQLSYAELEARSNQLARYLCRLGVGAESRVALCLPRGVDMVVAELAVWKAGGAFVPLDPQYPADRLAFMIADSAVTVALGTTDALDSLPPASERVVLLDEIDQARAAESAEPLWPSLSPGRLAYVIYTSGSTGRPKGVAVAHGGVANLAEAMRPVLGAEQNVTTLQFASFSFDAAVLDVAVTLAAGGTLAIATSEERGDPGALAEMIRTAGVSVASVVPSLLGALDPAAVPGVTNWVLGAERLSADLAARWAAQAQVWNTYGPTEATVITTATALDPGIRPQDPAPPIGRPIGNTRVFVLDDFLRPVPPDITGELYVAGAGLARGYVGRAAQTAERFVACPLVPGGRMYRSGDLARWSRDGQLHFAGRADGQVKIRGFRIEPGEVEAVLAAHPDVGRAVVVAREDRPGDKRLVAYAVPATDAGLDTALLREHVAKTLPEYMVPSTVVALEALPLTVNGKVDRAALPAPEAPRGMAGRAPITPEEELFCGLFAEVLGLEEVAADANFFEMGGDSIMSMQLASRARRAGWVITPRQVFEEKSVERLALVAQPVDGQSHDDADDGVGEFARTPAMKAMGERAADPRFAQWMVVGAPAGLDRAALGTAVGAVVDAHGVLRARVEDGGSRLVVREPGSVDAAALISRVDATDGDLDQVVGRAAREAVERLDPTSGVLLQVVWADAGPARAGRLALVVHHLAVDGVSWRILLPDLQGAYEAVAAGETPVLDPTGTSFRRWAELLTTWARSDERRAELRGWTELLRGEEPLLGVRQLDPTRDTVRTLRHRSWTVPVEQAAVLAGRTAAVFHCGLHEMLLATLAGAISSWRPGPAGRVLVDVEGHGREPVEGVDLSRTMGWFTDVHPLRLDTAGVNLPQARSGGPAAGALLKAVKEQVGAVPGDGLGYGLLRHLNPDTAEVLAQLPSAQVGFNYLGRFTAGERSGPVRAWQMAGETAVGGAADPDAPVTHPLDAGAVVRDTPDGPELTVTLSWAGGLLEESEAERLGGLWLEMLHGLAAHTTDPAAGGHTPSDFPLLDLAQEEVDELESEFAEDHI, from the coding sequence GTGAAGTCGCCGACCGCCGCCAAGGGCTCTGCCCTGGCCGAAGTGTGGCCGCTGTCGCCCTTGCAGGAGGGGATGCTCTTTCATGCCGCCTTCGATCACCAAGGACCCGACGTCTACGCCATGCAGTGCGTCCTGGCGGTCGACGGCCCTCTGGACGCCGACCGGTTCAGGGCGTCGTGGGAGGCGCTGGTGGCTCGCCATGCCGCCCTGCGAGCGAGTTTCCACGAACGTAAATCGGGCGAGCCCGTGCAGCTCATCACCCGCGATGTGACGCTGCCCTGGCAGCAGGTCGACCTTTCGGACCTCCCTGAGGCGGACATGTCCGCCCGGGCCGACGCCCTGGCCGCCGAGGAGCGGGCACAGCGGCTGGACCTGGCGGTCGCGCCGCTGCTGAGGCTGATGCTGATACGCCTCGGCGCGGACCGGCACCGCCTCGTCATGACGACCCATCACATACTGATGGACGGCTGGTCGATGCCCGTCCTGCTGGGTGAGTTGTCCACGGTGTACGCGGCAGGCGGGGACACCCGGGCCCTGCCTGCGGCGGCGTCGTACCGGGACCACCTGGTCTGGCTGAACCGCCAGGACAAAGAGGCGGCGCGGGCCGCGTGGCGGGCGGAACTGGCCGGGGCCGATGAGCCGACGCTCATCGTGCCGGCCGACCCGGCCAGGGTGGCGGTCCTGCCGGAGGAGTTCGCCGCCGAGCTGTCCGAGGAGGCCACCGGGGCGCTGGAGGAGCTGGCCCGTGCCCAGGGGGTGACGGTCAACACCGTCGTCCAGTGTGCCTGGGCGCTGGTGCTGGCGCGCCTTGCCCGCCGCCGCGACGTCGTGTTCGGCGCGACCGTGGCCGGGCGGCCGCCGGAGCTGCCGGGTGTCGAGTCGATGGTCGGCCTCTTCATCAACACCCTCCCCGTACGCGTGCGGCTCGACCCCGCCCAGCCGGTGGGCGATCTGCTCACCGAACTGCAGGCGCGGCAGTCCGCTCTGCTGGCACACCAGCACCTCGGCCTGGCCGAGGTCCAAAAGCTAGGCGGAGCAGGGGCGCTCTTCGACACGCTGGTGGTGTACGAGAGCTTCCCCCGCCCCCCGGCACGGCCGTCCGATCCCGACGTGCTCACCTTCTGCGGCCTGGAGACGCGCCAGGCCACCAACTTTCCGCTCACCCTGGGCATCACCCCGCACGACCGACTCCAGATCGAACTGACCTATCGGCCGGACCTGTTCGACCGGGACGCGGCAGCCCGGACCGGGCGTCGGCTCGTACGGGTGCTGCGGCAGATCGCGGTGAACCCTCGGCGCCGGGTCGGCGAGATCGACGTGCTGGACGACGAGGAGCGGGCCTCGGTGGTGGAGCGGTGGAACGACACCGCCCGGCCGATGCCGACGGGCACGGTGCTGGAGCGGTTCGAGGAGTGGGCGCGGCGCGTGCCGGAAGCCGTGGCCGTACGCTGCGGGGCAGAGCAACTGTCGTACGCGGAGCTGGAAGCGCGCTCCAACCAACTGGCCCGGTATCTGTGCCGCCTCGGGGTCGGTGCGGAGTCACGGGTGGCGCTGTGCCTGCCGCGCGGGGTGGACATGGTCGTCGCTGAGCTGGCCGTCTGGAAGGCCGGCGGTGCCTTCGTACCGCTGGATCCGCAGTACCCGGCCGACCGGCTGGCGTTCATGATCGCCGACAGTGCGGTCACCGTGGCCCTGGGTACGACCGATGCGCTCGACAGTCTGCCGCCGGCATCGGAGCGGGTCGTGCTGCTCGACGAGATCGACCAGGCGAGGGCCGCTGAGTCGGCGGAGCCACTGTGGCCGTCACTGAGCCCCGGCCGACTGGCGTACGTGATCTACACCTCCGGCTCGACCGGACGTCCGAAGGGCGTCGCCGTCGCCCACGGCGGCGTGGCGAACCTGGCGGAGGCGATGCGCCCGGTGCTCGGTGCCGAACAGAACGTCACCACACTGCAGTTCGCGTCGTTCAGCTTCGACGCGGCCGTCCTCGACGTGGCCGTCACCCTTGCCGCCGGTGGCACGTTGGCCATCGCGACGAGCGAGGAGCGGGGCGACCCGGGCGCGTTGGCGGAGATGATCCGTACGGCGGGTGTGAGCGTGGCCAGTGTGGTGCCGTCGCTGCTCGGTGCGCTGGATCCGGCAGCCGTGCCCGGGGTGACGAACTGGGTGCTGGGCGCCGAGCGGTTGAGCGCCGACCTGGCCGCCCGCTGGGCGGCCCAGGCGCAGGTGTGGAACACATACGGCCCGACCGAGGCCACCGTGATCACCACGGCGACGGCCTTGGACCCAGGCATCCGGCCGCAGGACCCGGCGCCGCCGATCGGCCGCCCCATCGGTAACACCCGGGTCTTCGTCCTGGACGACTTCCTCCGGCCGGTCCCCCCGGACATCACCGGCGAGTTGTATGTGGCCGGTGCCGGTCTGGCCCGTGGCTATGTCGGCCGCGCGGCACAGACCGCGGAGCGGTTCGTGGCCTGTCCCTTGGTACCCGGCGGGCGGATGTATCGATCCGGCGACCTGGCGCGCTGGAGCAGGGACGGGCAACTTCACTTCGCCGGGCGGGCGGACGGGCAGGTGAAGATCCGCGGGTTCCGTATCGAGCCCGGCGAGGTCGAGGCCGTGCTCGCCGCTCACCCCGACGTCGGCCGGGCCGTGGTCGTCGCCCGTGAGGACCGGCCGGGCGACAAGCGGCTGGTCGCCTACGCCGTCCCGGCCACCGACGCCGGACTCGACACCGCGCTGCTGCGCGAGCACGTCGCCAAGACGCTGCCCGAGTACATGGTTCCGTCCACGGTGGTGGCCCTGGAGGCGCTGCCGCTGACGGTCAACGGGAAGGTGGACCGGGCCGCCCTGCCGGCACCCGAGGCACCTAGGGGCATGGCGGGTCGGGCTCCGATCACGCCCGAAGAGGAGCTGTTCTGCGGGCTGTTCGCCGAGGTACTGGGGCTGGAGGAGGTCGCTGCTGACGCCAACTTCTTCGAAATGGGCGGCGATTCGATCATGTCCATGCAGTTGGCGTCGCGGGCCCGGCGTGCCGGATGGGTGATCACGCCACGGCAGGTCTTCGAGGAGAAGTCCGTCGAGCGCCTGGCTCTCGTTGCCCAGCCCGTCGACGGCCAGTCGCACGATGACGCCGACGACGGCGTGGGCGAGTTTGCCCGGACGCCCGCGATGAAGGCCATGGGAGAACGGGCTGCCGACCCGCGGTTCGCGCAGTGGATGGTCGTCGGCGCTCCGGCTGGGCTGGACCGGGCTGCGCTCGGCACGGCCGTCGGTGCGGTCGTCGATGCGCACGGCGTGCTCCGCGCCCGCGTCGAGGACGGCGGATCGCGGCTGGTGGTACGCGAGCCCGGGTCGGTGGACGCGGCCGCACTGATCAGCCGCGTCGACGCCACCGACGGCGACCTGGATCAGGTGGTGGGCCGGGCGGCCCGCGAAGCGGTGGAGCGGCTGGATCCCACCTCGGGCGTACTGCTGCAGGTGGTGTGGGCCGATGCCGGGCCGGCACGAGCGGGCCGCCTGGCGCTGGTGGTCCACCACCTGGCGGTGGACGGCGTCTCGTGGCGGATCCTGCTGCCGGACCTACAGGGCGCGTACGAGGCCGTGGCCGCGGGCGAGACACCGGTTCTCGATCCGACGGGTACGTCGTTCCGCCGTTGGGCGGAGCTGCTGACCACTTGGGCCCGCAGCGACGAGCGGCGGGCCGAACTGCGGGGGTGGACCGAACTGCTCCGGGGTGAGGAACCGCTGCTCGGTGTCCGGCAGTTGGATCCGACCCGGGACACCGTACGAACGCTCAGGCACCGCTCCTGGACGGTGCCGGTGGAGCAGGCGGCGGTGCTGGCCGGGCGGACGGCGGCCGTGTTCCACTGCGGCCTGCACGAAATGCTGCTCGCGACCCTGGCCGGGGCGATCTCCTCCTGGCGGCCCGGCCCGGCCGGCCGGGTCCTGGTCGACGTCGAGGGCCACGGCCGCGAGCCGGTGGAAGGGGTGGACCTGTCCCGCACGATGGGCTGGTTCACCGACGTCCACCCCCTCCGGCTGGACACCGCCGGGGTGAACCTGCCCCAGGCCCGCTCCGGCGGCCCGGCTGCCGGGGCGCTGCTCAAGGCAGTCAAGGAGCAGGTGGGCGCCGTGCCCGGGGACGGACTGGGCTACGGTCTGCTGCGTCACCTCAACCCCGACACGGCCGAGGTGCTGGCCCAACTCCCCTCCGCCCAGGTCGGGTTCAACTACCTGGGCCGGTTCACCGCCGGTGAGCGGTCCGGCCCCGTCCGCGCCTGGCAGATGGCCGGCGAGACGGCGGTCGGTGGCGCCGCCGACCCCGACGCGCCCGTCACGCACCCCCTCGATGCGGGCGCCGTCGTCCGCGACACCCCGGACGGCCCCGAGCTGACCGTCACGCTCAGCTGGGCCGGCGGGCTGCTGGAGGAATCCGAGGCCGAACGCCTCGGTGGGCTGTGGCTGGAGATGCTGCACGGCCTGGCCGCGCACACCACCGACCCGGCCGCGGGCGGCCACACCCCGTCCGACTTCCCCCTCCTCGACCTTGCACAAGAAGAAGTTGACGAGCTCGAGTCCGAATTCGCCGAGGACCACATCTAA